A region from the Treponema pallidum subsp. pallidum str. Nichols genome encodes:
- a CDS encoding Crp/Fnr family transcriptional regulator, giving the protein MADAFASFTRFAKKFQRGSVIFAEFDVGESFYLVQSGRVRLIKIINGKERYLDVLQPGEIFGEMSILDNSPRSASAVAYDDVVALEFNRENFEVLMMGNPAIAMRLLKTFVRRIYTQKRRFMILTIQDSTARVGDVFLMLDETQPHVDRSSDARSFDISIEEIARWAGLSDREVQDALRRLSDQRKVEWQERRIVVKNMTDLNRYVTMRRGKGDGLPLG; this is encoded by the coding sequence ATGGCTGATGCCTTTGCCTCGTTTACGCGCTTTGCCAAAAAGTTTCAGCGGGGTTCTGTTATCTTCGCAGAGTTTGATGTGGGGGAGAGTTTCTACCTCGTGCAGAGCGGGCGGGTGCGTCTAATTAAAATTATCAACGGAAAGGAGCGCTACTTGGATGTGTTGCAACCGGGGGAGATTTTTGGAGAGATGTCTATTCTCGACAACTCACCGCGTTCGGCGTCTGCGGTTGCGTACGACGATGTTGTGGCGCTGGAGTTCAATCGGGAGAATTTCGAAGTGCTCATGATGGGTAATCCTGCTATTGCAATGCGGCTTTTGAAAACGTTTGTGCGGCGTATTTACACCCAGAAGCGGCGTTTTATGATTTTAACGATTCAAGATAGTACTGCGCGTGTGGGGGATGTTTTCTTGATGTTGGATGAAACGCAACCGCACGTGGATCGCAGCAGCGACGCGCGTTCTTTTGATATCAGCATCGAAGAGATAGCCCGGTGGGCTGGTCTTTCTGACAGGGAGGTACAGGACGCGCTGCGCAGGCTTTCTGATCAGCGGAAGGTTGAGTGGCAAGAGCGCCGGATAGTAGTTAAAAATATGACGGATTTGAACCGCTACGTGACCATGCGCCGGGGTAAGGGTGATGGTTTGCCCTTAGGCTGA
- a CDS encoding LysM peptidoglycan-binding domain-containing protein, which translates to MMRKLSTGLLLWIAFISGVTSCKSAPPAEELVEVAPPVEEQEEEPMTPVPEEPQEPMAVAPQEVSRAEYVVKNEDTLSQIAKKFYGSRIRGYYFPIIMACSEGVVTHPDRIRPGMKLVIPNFDEFMADPDHVRKGLEAFAQVERIYRSEGKMKLAEFMNKLGEKIGKTDPRDMPR; encoded by the coding sequence ATGATGAGGAAGCTTAGTACGGGCCTGTTGCTGTGGATTGCGTTTATCTCGGGTGTTACGTCCTGCAAGTCTGCGCCTCCGGCGGAGGAGCTCGTGGAAGTTGCGCCGCCTGTGGAGGAGCAGGAAGAAGAGCCCATGACGCCCGTCCCCGAGGAGCCGCAGGAGCCTATGGCAGTCGCTCCGCAAGAGGTGTCGCGTGCTGAGTACGTGGTCAAAAACGAAGACACCCTTTCTCAAATTGCTAAAAAGTTTTACGGCTCGCGCATCCGCGGATACTATTTCCCCATTATTATGGCCTGTAGTGAGGGCGTGGTAACGCATCCAGACCGCATTAGGCCAGGTATGAAGTTGGTTATTCCGAACTTTGACGAGTTTATGGCTGATCCGGATCATGTCCGCAAGGGGCTTGAGGCATTCGCCCAGGTAGAGCGTATCTATCGTTCTGAGGGTAAGATGAAGCTAGCTGAGTTTATGAACAAACTCGGGGAAAAAATCGGCAAGACCGATCCTCGGGACATGCCGCGCTAG
- the brnQ gene encoding branched-chain amino acid transport system II carrier protein, with translation MIHTHTLSLSFMLFSFFFGAGNLILPPLLGKHAGTTLATALLGFATSAVLIPIAGLITIAHAGGIVPLSERVGKRFAHLYPAITLLVIGPALSIPRAGIVPFALAIAPLIHRANTTLLAQLIYTTCFFIVSYWLCMRPHTLSNTLGKVLTPALLVLVLLLFLASFTPTLGPYLPAQGAYATHIPFSQGFLDGYLTTDALASLMFGNMILTYLHRTRYTTAPFPPTPANTPADMRTVAWIAGVMLFFTYGVLAHLGALSARQLPHTVNGAHILASVSRHLFGKAGIALLGLIFTIACLTTCAGLLVCVSEYFHKRAPRVSYLCWIRLFTISSFALANTGLERILAYGTPLLMILYPISLVLIGISHLERLIRIPRAAYRLTVWSAGTLSTCAVGTPLVAHTRIGHVLNTLIHTLPLAQEQLCWLIPSAAVLILSTAHARLREKTCTPRGTLPLTDN, from the coding sequence GTGATACATACTCACACGCTCTCGCTGAGCTTCATGCTGTTTTCATTCTTCTTCGGTGCAGGAAACCTCATCCTTCCCCCCTTACTGGGAAAACACGCAGGTACGACACTCGCCACGGCGTTGCTCGGCTTTGCCACTTCCGCAGTCCTCATACCAATCGCAGGGCTCATTACTATCGCACACGCAGGCGGTATTGTCCCTTTGTCAGAAAGGGTAGGAAAACGCTTCGCTCACTTGTATCCGGCTATTACTCTCCTTGTCATCGGACCGGCGCTTTCTATCCCACGGGCAGGAATCGTCCCCTTTGCGCTCGCCATCGCTCCCCTCATCCATCGGGCGAATACCACACTACTTGCGCAGCTTATATATACAACATGCTTCTTCATTGTTTCCTACTGGCTCTGCATGCGCCCACACACCTTAAGCAACACTCTCGGCAAAGTACTTACCCCCGCGCTCCTAGTACTCGTTCTCCTCCTCTTCCTTGCCTCCTTCACTCCGACACTCGGTCCCTACCTCCCTGCACAGGGCGCTTACGCTACCCACATACCCTTCAGCCAGGGATTCTTAGACGGTTACCTCACCACGGATGCACTCGCCTCCCTTATGTTCGGCAATATGATCCTTACCTATTTGCATCGGACCCGCTACACAACCGCCCCTTTCCCTCCCACTCCAGCAAACACCCCCGCAGATATGCGCACCGTCGCCTGGATAGCAGGGGTCATGCTCTTTTTTACCTATGGAGTACTGGCGCATCTCGGCGCACTCAGCGCCCGCCAACTCCCCCATACCGTTAACGGCGCGCACATACTCGCGTCGGTGTCACGCCACCTTTTCGGAAAAGCAGGCATCGCACTACTAGGACTGATCTTTACAATTGCCTGCCTAACTACCTGCGCCGGACTGCTTGTTTGCGTCAGCGAATACTTCCACAAACGCGCACCCCGTGTGTCTTACCTGTGCTGGATACGCCTGTTCACCATATCCAGCTTTGCGCTCGCAAATACAGGACTAGAACGTATACTGGCATACGGAACACCCCTACTCATGATCCTATACCCAATCTCGCTGGTCCTCATTGGCATATCACACCTCGAGCGACTCATACGGATACCACGCGCCGCCTACCGCCTGACAGTATGGAGCGCAGGAACACTCAGCACCTGTGCAGTCGGTACGCCGCTTGTGGCGCACACCCGGATAGGACACGTGTTGAATACACTCATACATACCCTTCCACTCGCACAGGAACAGCTCTGCTGGCTTATCCCCAGCGCGGCAGTTCTTATACTTAGTACTGCGCATGCACGCTTACGTGAAAAAACATGCACGCCTCGCGGTACGCTACCCCTCACGGATAACTGA
- a CDS encoding LamG-like jellyroll fold domain-containing protein: MLYAKEAQLLLGGAQGWQSLTRVKNLRTRVGRAGHPALELSSAARTRSVRGDLYLSFDDPLVSDLYGRYRVQSSSAQHVGEERAHRGAGAALFRTMHRSVPSAYGGAAGGDGAEGVVLQPNPGALFYGSQALSSFSIEFWLYPAVSENGAVLFRWRSSLSDRGRSFYQHIVAHILQHRLEWRAEGLWNDVRGQAVSLRLRSRTHVLPERWSHHMLTYDETRGVLEYRMNGRTECLEYLTDSQDETGQVWHARLGAAAAVHIGERYSGLIDEVVITEEFVPPSEAGEVLRRFNRLARFDQAGGRFESEITDAGGLQAVVRRVNADVDIPEQADVAFFVRVGQTKEDWTLEYPLWQPVVAGQPLSGLEGRYFQVAVQLYPDGAGRKTPVVHAVTVDYEQDERPLPPGRLFAQAADGSVILTWTPSVDFDVEGYVVYVGDTSGMYFVAGSPIRVGKRLSYTVRGLQNGVLYFFALAAYDGAGEERIGQLSAEAWARPLPHLGTADIPSQGG; this comes from the coding sequence GTGCTGTATGCAAAGGAAGCGCAGCTGCTGCTCGGGGGTGCGCAGGGGTGGCAGTCGCTTACACGGGTAAAAAACCTGCGTACGCGTGTGGGGCGAGCGGGCCATCCGGCGCTTGAACTTTCTTCTGCTGCGCGTACCCGCAGTGTTCGGGGTGACTTGTATCTTAGTTTTGATGATCCGTTGGTCAGCGATTTGTACGGTCGTTATCGTGTGCAGTCCTCCTCTGCGCAGCATGTGGGCGAAGAGCGTGCGCATCGCGGAGCGGGGGCGGCGTTGTTTCGCACGATGCACCGCTCCGTGCCATCTGCATATGGGGGGGCCGCGGGGGGAGATGGTGCAGAAGGGGTAGTGCTACAGCCAAATCCGGGCGCTCTTTTTTATGGGTCGCAGGCCTTGTCTTCGTTCTCCATTGAGTTTTGGCTGTATCCTGCGGTGAGTGAGAACGGGGCGGTGTTGTTCCGGTGGCGTTCTTCTCTTTCTGATCGCGGACGTTCTTTTTATCAGCATATTGTGGCGCACATTTTACAGCACCGGCTTGAGTGGCGCGCGGAGGGGTTGTGGAATGACGTGCGCGGACAGGCAGTCTCTTTGCGTCTCCGTTCGCGTACGCACGTGCTGCCAGAGCGGTGGAGCCACCATATGCTCACGTACGACGAAACGCGCGGTGTGCTTGAGTATCGCATGAATGGGCGTACAGAATGTCTTGAGTACCTCACGGATTCGCAGGATGAAACTGGCCAGGTGTGGCATGCGCGTTTAGGCGCTGCAGCCGCAGTACATATCGGGGAGCGCTACTCTGGTCTGATCGATGAGGTGGTGATTACTGAAGAATTTGTTCCGCCGTCTGAAGCAGGAGAGGTGCTGCGCCGTTTTAACCGTCTTGCGCGTTTTGACCAGGCAGGTGGCCGCTTTGAGTCGGAGATCACGGATGCAGGAGGACTGCAGGCGGTGGTCCGGCGTGTGAATGCAGATGTGGATATTCCAGAGCAGGCAGATGTGGCGTTCTTCGTGCGAGTAGGACAAACGAAAGAGGACTGGACGTTGGAGTACCCGTTGTGGCAGCCGGTGGTGGCAGGCCAGCCGCTCAGCGGATTGGAAGGACGATACTTCCAGGTGGCTGTGCAATTGTATCCAGATGGTGCAGGTCGTAAGACACCGGTGGTGCATGCAGTAACCGTTGATTATGAGCAAGATGAGCGTCCTTTGCCCCCGGGGCGTCTTTTTGCGCAGGCGGCTGACGGGTCGGTGATACTCACGTGGACACCTTCGGTTGACTTTGACGTAGAGGGGTATGTGGTGTATGTGGGCGACACGTCAGGGATGTATTTTGTGGCGGGATCTCCTATTCGGGTGGGTAAGCGTTTGTCATATACGGTGCGGGGACTGCAGAACGGCGTTTTGTATTTTTTTGCGCTTGCAGCATATGACGGAGCAGGGGAGGAGCGGATCGGCCAATTGTCCGCGGAGGCGTGGGCGCGTCCGCTTCCCCATCTAGGTACGGCTGACATTCCGTCCCAGGGAGGATAG
- a CDS encoding bactofilin family protein has translation MASAHSFDLVDLDDEDYGTILAEDVEFSGTVRFEEPFMVRGVFEGSIESSGDLMVEEQARVRAEIVADRVVIKGEVIGNVTAMSVVRVFPCGRLIGDVTAPEVVLESGCFFSGVCSMPESG, from the coding sequence GTGGCTTCGGCGCATTCGTTTGACCTGGTAGATTTGGATGATGAGGATTACGGTACTATCCTTGCTGAGGATGTTGAGTTTTCAGGGACGGTTCGCTTTGAAGAGCCCTTCATGGTACGTGGTGTTTTTGAAGGGAGCATCGAGTCCTCGGGTGATCTTATGGTTGAGGAGCAGGCGCGTGTTCGCGCTGAGATAGTTGCAGATCGTGTTGTCATTAAGGGAGAAGTAATCGGGAACGTCACGGCTATGTCTGTTGTTCGCGTCTTCCCATGTGGGAGGTTGATAGGGGATGTTACCGCGCCAGAAGTTGTGCTTGAGAGTGGGTGCTTTTTCAGTGGCGTGTGTAGTATGCCCGAATCGGGTTGA
- a CDS encoding tetratricopeptide repeat protein, giving the protein MIGFPCRRVALLVARFLLPVVFCFVCRGLCSQQSGLAFYRAGSYREAIRCCEEAIAQGSKDLEHYLVLAWALVAVGKYHEAAQWALEGRAVAAHDPRLIEAQAEAFCHLGRNEEALRLFQDYIACAPNGARQTAAYYLMGEIYLRTSRFLHADIAFSVALQLDSLNDFWWARLGYARERAGDYRYALQAYDRALQLNRDLADARRGRERVLRYVFRR; this is encoded by the coding sequence TTGATCGGTTTCCCTTGCAGACGGGTAGCTCTCTTGGTCGCTAGGTTTCTTTTGCCCGTTGTGTTCTGTTTCGTGTGTAGGGGGCTCTGTTCGCAGCAGTCTGGTCTTGCTTTCTACCGGGCGGGTAGTTACCGTGAGGCGATTAGATGCTGCGAGGAAGCTATCGCACAGGGGTCTAAGGACCTTGAGCATTATCTCGTGCTTGCCTGGGCGCTTGTTGCGGTTGGGAAGTACCATGAGGCTGCCCAGTGGGCCCTCGAGGGGCGCGCCGTTGCCGCCCATGATCCTCGCCTCATAGAGGCGCAGGCGGAGGCTTTCTGCCACTTGGGGAGAAATGAAGAAGCGCTTAGGTTGTTTCAAGACTACATTGCGTGTGCCCCGAATGGAGCGCGGCAGACCGCCGCGTATTATCTTATGGGGGAGATTTACCTGCGCACTTCGCGCTTCTTGCACGCAGATATCGCTTTTTCCGTCGCGCTCCAGTTAGATTCGCTTAACGATTTCTGGTGGGCCCGCTTGGGCTATGCACGCGAGCGCGCGGGGGACTATCGCTATGCGTTACAGGCCTACGACCGAGCGCTCCAGCTGAATAGAGATCTGGCTGATGCTCGCCGGGGCAGGGAGCGGGTGCTGAGGTACGTGTTCCGTAGGTAG
- the pgsA gene encoding CDP-diacylglycerol--glycerol-3-phosphate 3-phosphatidyltransferase, translating into MRLSDFYTALRLALVLPFFALYHMSRWVVMYFPAANVGRVVSIASVLLFLFIACTDFLDGYYARKSGKYSSFGKVFDPFADVIANVTVMLCLVADNFMPVFLFLCILYREFGMMFLRMLACGEGHVVGAQRMGKLKTASYMGAVLFSLLLKALYAFELAGADWYERMRAVGRLVYVVPVVLALASFFSYLKTFFPILKRVCGRTRYPVCKTCREWD; encoded by the coding sequence ATGAGGCTTTCTGACTTTTATACTGCGCTGAGACTGGCGTTGGTTCTCCCTTTCTTTGCACTCTATCATATGTCACGTTGGGTTGTTATGTACTTTCCTGCTGCCAATGTGGGGCGTGTGGTGTCTATCGCGTCGGTGCTGCTTTTTCTTTTCATTGCGTGCACTGATTTCCTCGACGGTTATTACGCGCGCAAGTCAGGGAAGTATTCTAGTTTTGGGAAGGTTTTCGATCCCTTTGCTGATGTGATAGCGAATGTAACTGTCATGCTTTGCCTCGTGGCAGACAACTTCATGCCGGTTTTTCTTTTTCTGTGTATTTTGTATCGGGAATTTGGAATGATGTTCCTGAGAATGCTTGCGTGTGGCGAAGGTCACGTAGTTGGTGCCCAGAGAATGGGAAAGCTGAAAACAGCCTCGTATATGGGTGCGGTCCTTTTTTCGCTTCTTTTGAAAGCATTGTACGCCTTTGAATTGGCTGGCGCGGATTGGTATGAGCGCATGCGTGCGGTTGGCCGCCTGGTGTACGTGGTGCCAGTGGTATTGGCTCTTGCTTCTTTTTTTTCTTACTTGAAGACTTTTTTCCCCATTCTCAAGCGCGTGTGTGGGCGTACCCGTTACCCTGTATGCAAGACATGTCGTGAATGGGATTAA
- the rpmE gene encoding 50S ribosomal protein L31, which produces MKKGLHPRYEETKVVCACGNVIVTASTVKDLRVEICSACHPFFTGKQKLVDSAGRIDRFNRRYKIRG; this is translated from the coding sequence ATGAAAAAGGGACTGCATCCTCGGTACGAGGAGACGAAGGTGGTGTGTGCGTGTGGTAACGTCATCGTGACTGCTTCTACCGTGAAGGACTTGCGGGTAGAGATTTGTTCTGCGTGCCATCCGTTTTTTACCGGTAAACAGAAACTGGTAGATTCAGCAGGACGCATTGACAGGTTCAATAGGCGATACAAAATTCGAGGCTAG
- a CDS encoding cyclic nucleotide-binding domain-containing protein, whose protein sequence is MGATLFLGVAWKTEADVPKAIQYKANSVIYFSGDLDDRVMILNKGHVALTFADVETGSQVTEYIKTGEFFGVKSALGNFPREENAITLVDSIVYAFGSQEFEAFAQTNIRIVMKMLKVFSRQLRSVHRQLESLLDSQEETNNEEGLYTVARAFHASEHYLAASQVAQRYRELYPDGKHRHDIASMLESADGTVGRGFEEAGAQGSDAGFEVPSAFAESAVDSEVGDLRAAELLEQQGKWGEAYEHYRLGCASNGGVGAEAAYLGAGRCLFEQREFVRSIQTFTECITRNPKSTRLAEVLMYLGQCYQGMGRPDKAISFYDKALSTAPESLVPRIKELQRSCEEASHG, encoded by the coding sequence GTGGGAGCCACGCTTTTTCTCGGTGTCGCGTGGAAGACGGAGGCAGACGTGCCAAAAGCCATTCAGTATAAGGCCAATTCGGTTATCTATTTTTCAGGCGATCTTGACGATCGTGTTATGATCCTGAATAAGGGGCACGTGGCGCTTACCTTTGCGGATGTCGAAACAGGGTCGCAGGTGACTGAGTACATTAAAACTGGTGAGTTCTTTGGGGTTAAGTCTGCGCTCGGTAATTTTCCTCGTGAAGAGAATGCGATCACCTTGGTGGATTCGATTGTGTATGCGTTTGGGAGTCAGGAGTTTGAAGCCTTTGCTCAAACGAACATTCGCATTGTTATGAAGATGCTCAAGGTGTTCTCTCGCCAACTGCGGAGCGTGCATCGGCAGCTTGAGTCGCTCCTTGACTCTCAGGAGGAGACAAATAACGAGGAGGGTTTGTACACCGTTGCCCGTGCCTTTCACGCCTCTGAGCATTACCTTGCTGCAAGTCAGGTGGCGCAGCGTTACCGGGAACTGTATCCGGACGGAAAGCATCGGCACGATATTGCGTCGATGCTTGAGAGCGCCGACGGTACAGTCGGGCGCGGCTTTGAGGAGGCGGGTGCGCAAGGTTCGGATGCGGGTTTTGAGGTGCCTTCTGCTTTTGCTGAGTCAGCTGTCGATTCTGAAGTGGGGGATCTGCGTGCCGCAGAGCTTCTTGAGCAACAGGGAAAGTGGGGTGAGGCCTATGAGCATTACCGGTTAGGGTGCGCGTCGAACGGGGGAGTGGGCGCGGAGGCTGCGTATCTGGGTGCGGGGCGGTGTCTTTTTGAGCAGAGGGAGTTTGTGCGGAGCATTCAGACGTTCACTGAGTGCATTACCCGCAATCCGAAGTCTACGCGTCTTGCGGAGGTGCTGATGTATCTGGGACAGTGCTATCAGGGTATGGGGAGGCCGGATAAGGCGATTTCTTTTTACGACAAGGCGCTTTCTACCGCTCCTGAGTCTTTAGTTCCGCGCATAAAAGAGCTCCAGCGTTCCTGTGAGGAGGCGTCGCATGGCTGA
- the deoC gene encoding deoxyribose-phosphate aldolase, with translation MELNAYIDHTLLRPSASEAEVLRLCQEAQHYRFASVCVNPCHVALAAGAVRGTAVRVCSVIGFPFGTHVTEVKCAEAQRALDDGAQELDMVVRIDKVCAGEREVVEREIAQVAARCHARGAIVKVIVETALLDEMHIAFACSCVEAGHADFIKTSTGYASRGGTEGDIQCFKKYLKGETKIKASGGIRTRAQAQRFIELGCARIGTSNGVAIMEERAS, from the coding sequence ATGGAACTCAATGCATATATTGACCACACGCTCTTAAGGCCCTCTGCGTCTGAGGCCGAAGTGTTGCGTCTGTGCCAAGAGGCGCAGCACTATCGCTTCGCGTCGGTATGTGTAAATCCTTGCCATGTGGCGTTAGCAGCAGGTGCGGTGCGGGGGACGGCGGTGCGGGTGTGCAGCGTGATCGGTTTTCCCTTTGGTACGCACGTCACGGAGGTCAAGTGCGCTGAGGCGCAGCGTGCGTTGGACGATGGGGCGCAAGAGTTGGATATGGTCGTCCGTATAGACAAGGTGTGCGCGGGAGAAAGAGAGGTTGTAGAACGCGAAATTGCGCAGGTTGCAGCGCGGTGTCACGCGCGCGGGGCCATTGTAAAAGTGATCGTGGAAACCGCCCTCTTAGATGAGATGCACATCGCGTTTGCGTGTTCCTGTGTGGAGGCAGGACACGCGGATTTTATCAAAACATCCACCGGCTACGCGTCGCGCGGGGGAACGGAAGGGGATATTCAGTGCTTTAAAAAATATCTGAAAGGTGAGACAAAGATAAAAGCCTCAGGCGGCATCCGTACGCGCGCGCAGGCGCAGCGTTTTATCGAGCTTGGCTGTGCACGGATTGGTACCAGCAATGGGGTGGCGATTATGGAAGAGCGTGCCTCCTAG
- the glpQ gene encoding glycerophosphodiester phosphodiesterase — protein sequence MTLWGGVFAALVAGCASERMIVAYRGAAGYVPEHTFASKVLAFAQGADYLQQDVVLSKDNQLIVAQSHILDNMTDVAEKFPRRQRADGHFYVIDFTVEELSLLRATNSFYTRGKRHTPVYGQRFPLWKPGFRLHTFEEELQFIRGLEQTTGKKIGIYSEIKVPWFHHQEGKDIAALTLALLKKYGYQSRSDLVYVQTYDFNELKRIKRELLPKYEMNVKLIQRVAYTDQRETQEKDSRGKWINYNYNWMFEPGGMQKIAKYADGVGPDWRMLIENEWSKVGAVRLSPMVSAIQDAKLECHVHTVRKETLPSYARTMDEMFSILFKQTGANVVLTDFPDLGVKFLGKPARY from the coding sequence GTGACGCTTTGGGGGGGGGTGTTTGCGGCATTGGTTGCAGGCTGTGCGTCCGAACGTATGATAGTTGCGTATCGGGGCGCTGCAGGATATGTGCCCGAGCACACCTTTGCCTCGAAAGTTCTTGCTTTTGCACAAGGAGCAGATTACCTGCAGCAGGATGTCGTGCTTTCAAAGGATAATCAGCTTATCGTAGCGCAAAGCCATATTCTGGATAATATGACTGACGTGGCAGAAAAATTTCCACGCCGGCAGCGTGCGGATGGGCATTTCTATGTCATAGATTTTACGGTAGAAGAACTTTCCCTCCTCCGTGCAACCAATAGTTTCTATACGCGCGGTAAGCGACATACGCCGGTGTATGGCCAGCGCTTTCCTCTTTGGAAGCCTGGTTTTAGGCTGCACACTTTTGAAGAGGAGTTGCAGTTTATCCGTGGGTTGGAACAGACAACCGGGAAAAAGATTGGAATTTACTCTGAAATAAAGGTGCCGTGGTTTCATCATCAGGAAGGAAAAGACATCGCAGCGCTTACCCTCGCTCTGTTGAAAAAATACGGTTACCAAAGTCGATCGGATCTAGTGTATGTGCAAACGTATGATTTTAACGAGCTGAAGCGTATCAAACGAGAACTTTTACCAAAGTACGAAATGAACGTGAAGCTGATTCAGCGTGTTGCTTACACAGATCAACGTGAAACACAGGAGAAGGACTCGCGTGGGAAATGGATAAACTACAATTACAATTGGATGTTTGAGCCCGGTGGTATGCAGAAAATAGCAAAATATGCAGACGGCGTGGGTCCTGACTGGAGGATGCTCATAGAGAATGAATGGTCGAAGGTGGGCGCTGTTCGCCTGAGTCCGATGGTTTCTGCAATCCAAGATGCGAAATTGGAATGTCATGTGCACACGGTACGGAAAGAAACACTGCCTAGCTACGCGCGCACCATGGACGAGATGTTTTCCATTTTGTTCAAACAGACGGGCGCAAACGTGGTGCTCACGGATTTTCCTGATCTTGGGGTAAAGTTTCTGGGCAAACCCGCCCGCTATTGA
- a CDS encoding SH3 domain-containing protein translates to MCYYRYVQVHSIWRRFCALGLLVPFLLLLFSCTNTVGYGVLQWSLPDLGLSTGDILPVYVRSNVSQVYIVEIQKKKVELPFWQLKLCRTKKEALQYAERLREYRYSYATSVLDGLPLREGPENTAPQVYRLREGQAVKLLWKGTGKAVYRGENRLEGDWFKVMTEDGTTGWCFSHGLSLFDERESRPTVRETDDLARDRDLQHVLNSAWYPEYYRTMVEQRRIDLEKMASGWGLFVGEKKGLARIELPDAHYAFPYSRLVKTGSNGYLFDGSSLSIYVRDAHTLAAQFTDEAGRLRIERFVTLEKTPEEIIAEEQLRRSALLEHVCTPGLRLHSEIYGTLSFTERNVFTWTGARALSPALIPAGAGSTGRVALRCFIDQSLKSEYEGVLSFDFDSAQEWVHFLYLRTPGGLKLEHIDSTHLKDATVLRRSVSPVVLYFAPEGHAEPQP, encoded by the coding sequence GTGTGCTACTATCGGTATGTGCAAGTTCACTCTATCTGGAGGCGCTTCTGTGCGCTCGGCCTGCTGGTGCCCTTTCTGCTTCTGCTGTTTTCTTGCACCAACACGGTTGGCTACGGCGTCCTCCAGTGGTCCCTCCCAGATCTGGGACTGAGTACAGGAGACATCCTGCCGGTGTACGTGCGCTCAAACGTCTCCCAAGTGTACATTGTGGAAATCCAGAAGAAAAAGGTAGAGCTGCCTTTCTGGCAGCTAAAATTATGCAGGACAAAGAAAGAGGCGCTTCAGTACGCTGAGCGCCTCCGCGAGTACCGTTACAGCTACGCCACCTCTGTGCTCGACGGTCTGCCCCTGCGAGAAGGGCCTGAGAACACTGCCCCCCAAGTTTATCGCCTCCGCGAGGGACAGGCGGTCAAGCTATTGTGGAAGGGTACAGGGAAGGCCGTCTACCGCGGTGAAAATCGCCTCGAAGGGGATTGGTTCAAGGTCATGACCGAAGACGGTACCACCGGATGGTGTTTTTCTCACGGTCTATCCCTCTTTGATGAGCGCGAGTCGCGTCCTACAGTACGAGAAACGGACGATCTCGCACGTGATCGCGACCTTCAGCACGTACTCAACTCTGCGTGGTATCCTGAATACTACCGCACCATGGTTGAACAGCGCCGCATCGACTTAGAAAAAATGGCAAGCGGCTGGGGTTTATTTGTCGGTGAGAAAAAAGGCCTCGCACGCATTGAATTGCCCGATGCGCACTACGCCTTTCCCTACTCCCGTCTGGTAAAAACCGGATCCAACGGGTACCTCTTTGACGGATCCTCTCTGAGCATCTATGTTCGGGACGCGCACACCCTTGCCGCGCAGTTCACTGACGAAGCTGGGCGCCTGCGCATAGAACGCTTCGTCACCCTGGAGAAAACGCCTGAAGAGATTATCGCAGAAGAGCAGCTGCGGCGCAGTGCGCTTTTGGAACACGTCTGCACACCAGGGCTGCGCCTTCACTCTGAGATATATGGGACGCTGTCTTTTACAGAACGCAACGTCTTCACCTGGACAGGGGCGCGCGCGCTGTCCCCGGCGCTTATCCCCGCAGGGGCAGGGAGCACGGGGCGTGTAGCACTGCGGTGCTTCATAGATCAATCGCTGAAAAGCGAGTATGAAGGGGTGCTGTCCTTCGACTTTGACAGCGCGCAGGAATGGGTGCACTTCCTGTACTTACGCACCCCCGGGGGGCTAAAGCTCGAACACATAGACTCCACCCACCTGAAGGATGCGACAGTGCTCCGCAGGAGCGTAAGCCCAGTGGTACTCTACTTCGCGCCGGAAGGACACGCCGAGCCCCAACCCTAA